One genomic window of [Clostridium] scindens ATCC 35704 includes the following:
- a CDS encoding GNAT family N-acetyltransferase yields the protein MRYSIRQMKTSEYPLLAEFLYEAIFVREGEEPAPRNIIEKPELQVYIKDFGSDKDDHCFLAQADGKVVGAVWARNVKGYGNIDNTTPEFAISLYKEYRRCGIGTALMGRMLEHLREAGYERISLAVQKDNYALKMYQAAGFYVVGENEEEYIMVKELRTDYEADIREILSHRHDNGADLWTTPDKKLLKGAPFTTLESVLYLRELGVPADDPVLEDAASLIFSTWKEDGRFKISPSGGIYPCQTALAAVALCHMGYAADPRMQKTFRHFLDTQQPDGGWKCNKYSFGRGPETEHSTPYTTLEILDAFRFTDRKEAGPALDQAVEFLLKHWRIRKPISPCHYGIGTLFMQIEYPFRGYGLFHYVYVLSFYESARKDDRFKEALEVLESKLADGQIVVERVVPKLAKLSFCKKNKPSKLATYRYQEILKNLE from the coding sequence ATGAGATATAGTATAAGGCAAATGAAAACTTCGGAGTATCCGCTTCTTGCGGAGTTTTTATATGAAGCAATCTTTGTAAGAGAAGGAGAAGAGCCGGCTCCAAGGAATATCATAGAAAAGCCGGAACTTCAGGTATATATAAAGGACTTTGGCTCGGATAAGGACGATCACTGTTTCCTGGCACAAGCGGATGGAAAAGTAGTCGGCGCCGTCTGGGCAAGGAATGTAAAAGGGTACGGAAACATTGACAATACGACTCCTGAGTTTGCGATTTCCTTATATAAGGAATACCGGAGATGTGGTATTGGAACTGCATTGATGGGCAGGATGCTTGAACACCTGCGGGAAGCCGGTTATGAGAGGATTTCCCTGGCAGTACAAAAGGATAATTATGCCTTAAAGATGTATCAGGCAGCAGGCTTTTATGTCGTAGGAGAGAACGAAGAGGAATATATTATGGTGAAGGAACTACGGACTGATTATGAAGCGGATATCCGGGAGATATTGTCCCACAGGCATGATAATGGCGCGGATCTGTGGACTACGCCGGACAAGAAACTGTTAAAAGGCGCGCCGTTTACCACGCTGGAGAGCGTGCTTTATCTGCGGGAACTGGGCGTTCCCGCAGATGATCCAGTGCTGGAAGATGCGGCGAGCCTGATCTTTAGCACATGGAAAGAGGATGGAAGATTCAAGATCTCTCCCAGCGGCGGAATCTATCCTTGCCAGACGGCGCTGGCAGCGGTGGCGCTTTGCCATATGGGGTATGCCGCCGACCCGAGGATGCAGAAGACATTCCGGCACTTTCTTGATACGCAGCAGCCGGATGGAGGATGGAAGTGTAACAAGTATAGTTTTGGCAGAGGACCTGAGACAGAGCATTCTACGCCCTATACCACGTTAGAGATACTGGACGCATTCCGCTTTACGGATAGAAAAGAAGCAGGTCCCGCGCTTGATCAGGCGGTAGAGTTTCTGCTAAAGCATTGGCGGATCCGAAAGCCCATAAGCCCCTGCCATTATGGCATAGGGACGCTGTTTATGCAGATTGAGTATCCGTTCCGCGGATATGGCCTCTTCCACTATGTCTATGTGCTGTCATTTTATGAATCTGCGAGAAAGGATGACAGATTTAAGGAAGCGCTGGAAGTATTGGAGTCTAAACTAGCGGACGGGCAGATTGTCGTGGAGCG